A single genomic interval of Juglans regia cultivar Chandler chromosome 1, Walnut 2.0, whole genome shotgun sequence harbors:
- the LOC108988052 gene encoding receptor-like protein kinase FERONIA yields the protein MGNISILKPILLVFLLFLLHHISIANSTPRYMAVDNVPLNCGYAGNSTDMDNRLWIADMEPSKFAPIEEPNQKSITSKAQNQDSYVETVPYMTARLSYSQFTYVFPVTSGPKFVRLYFYADSYSGFDGSLAFFTVKANSKFTLLRNFSASILANYLGGSKRLSKEFCINVEEDQNLNLTFIPTPSTASSRFFAFVNGIEIVSMPTYLYYSSPEKPSPPYVGQNVQFSIDNYRALEMILRLNMGGSSISSKGDTGMFREWSPDVPYLLSGGVIPRQPDLTLKYSAIPNYTAPDDVYRSAITMGPNITWNLLSNLTWGLPVDPGFYYLVRLHFCEIEPSITMAGERPFIIYLDNKTAESTADVIMWSGGRDTPVFQDYVVLIQKMGVDEHKSTLFIALHPGKATNAIYDAILNGVEVFKLSDSNNNLAGPNPASTFLPSSPPAQQPASTSNSRKTRFIAIGTGVGLFLALLTLVCRLVVWKLRTSKRYGSYYPVSKCWFWSDQNKGKSTRTKTSSPPEELCRHFSLQEIKTATTTSMKD from the coding sequence ATGGGGAACATCTCAATACTCAAACCTATTCTGCTCGTCTTCTTACTCTTCCTTCTCCACCATATTTCAATCGCTAATTCTACTCCTCGTTACATGGCCGTTGATAATGTTCCCCTCAACTGCGGCTATGCTGGCAACTCAACAGATATGGATAACCGCTTGTGGATTGCAGACATGGAGCCCTCCAAATTTGCTCCCATAGAAGAACCTAACCAGAAATCTATTACCTCTAAAGCCCAAAACCAAGACTCATATGTCGAAACTGTCCCCTACATGACTGCCCGTTTATCCTATTCCCAATTCACCTACGTATTTCCTGTCACCTCCGGTCCTAAATTTGTTCGTTTGTACTTTTACGCAGATTCATACTCTGGTTTTGATGGATCTCTGGCCTTTTTTACAGTCAAAGCAAACAGTAAGTTCACCTTACTTAGAAACTTCAGTGCTTCCATTCTTGCTAATTACTTGGGGGGCTCAAAACGTCTTTCTAAAGAGTTCTGCATCAACGTTGAAGAggatcaaaatttgaatttaacatTCATTCCAACGCCAAGTACTGCTTCTAGCAGATTCTTTGCTTTTGTTAATGGAATTGAGATCGTCTCCATGCCAACGTACCTCTACTATAGCAGTCCAGAAAAGCCAAGCCCGCCTTACGTTGGCCAAAATGTTCAGTTCTCTATAGACAACTACAGGGCACTCGAGATGATTCTTCGACTCAATATGGGCGGGAGCTCGATATCGTCGAAGGGAGACACTGGCATGTTTAGAGAATGGTCCCCAGATGTCCCTTACTTGTTAAGTGGAGGCGTGATCCCCCGCCAACCAGATTTGACGCTCAAATACTCAGCAATACCAAATTACACTGCCCCCGATGACGTTTATCGGTCTGCAATCACGATGGGTCCAAACATAACTTGGAACTTGCTTTCTAATTTGACATGGGGTTTACCTGTAGATCCGGGGTTTTATTATCTGGTCAGGCTTCATTTCTGCGAAATCGAGCCAAGTATAACGATGGCCGGCGAAAGGCCATTCATTATCTATTTAGATAACAAGACAGCCGAAAGTACCGCTGATGTAATTATGTGGAGCGGAGGAAGGGATACTCCTGTGTTTCAGGATTATGTAGTGCTGATCCAAAAGATGGGAGTTGACGAGCATAAGAGTACACTCTTTATTGCTCTACACCCTGGAAAGGCTACCAATGCAATCTACGATGCCATTTTAAATGGGGTCGAAGTGTTCAAACTGAGCGACAGCAATAACAACCTCGCCGGACCCAATCCTGCCAGTACTTTCCTGCCCTCTTCACCTCCAGCTCAACAACCTGCTTCGACATCCAACTCAAGGAAAACAAGATTTATTGCCATTGGAACTGGTGTAGGCTTATTCTTGGCCTTGCTCACTCTAGTGTGTCGCTTGGTTGTTTGGAAACTACGGACATCTAAGCGTTATGGTTCTTACTATCCAGTATCAAAGTGCTGGTTCTGGTCTGACCAAAACAAAGGAAAGTCAACAAGGACAAAAACCTCATCACCGCCCGAAGAGCTATGCCGCCATTTCTCACTTCAAGAAATCAAAACAGCAACCACAACTTCGATGAAGGATTAG